In Pseudomonadota bacterium, the sequence ATATATAATGCTCGCAGGCTATTCCTTCGGTGCATGGATAGCGAGCAAGGCAGCTACCAAAGTGGACAATATAAGTGGATTATTTATTGTAGCCTATCCTTTTTCCTTCTATAAGGTAGATCCTTTGAAATCATTTAAGGGAAAAATGTACTTCGTAGGCGGAACTATTGACGATATATCCCCCATGAACAACCTTTTAGAGTTCTATAAAAACCTTCCAATCATATACAAAAATCTCAAGATTATCCCGACAGACCATTTCTACTCGGGGAAAGAACAGGAAATCGCAGAATTCATAAAAGAGAATATGGATGTAAATCTGTAATAAGGTCTATCCAGTCTGTTCCGTCTATTCCGTCTTTCTTGTCAATTTAGTCATGACCAGATAGACCAAAGAGACGACAGAAGCTAAATAGACTTGTTGTATCGCCGGAAGAGCCTTGCGGCACCTTCATGCCGGGAATCGTTTCCTGAGAGCGACATCGAGTATTTCTTGGGGCCCTACCTTCTGCGGTTACCCACCGGAGTGGAAACGATATTTGTACAACCCGAAAAGCGTGGTGACGCCTACCCTCCCTGCGTATGCAGTTCTTCCGCAACCTTTTCCGCGAGGAACATCTTGAGCAGAGACTGATATGGAATATCCCGTTTGTTTGCAAGGTATTTCAAGTGTTCAATTAGCGATTCCGGTAGCCTGATAGAAATATTTTTGGTCGACGGTTTCAGGTTTGGGAAAAACACCTTTTTGGCGCTTGAATAGTCTACATAGTCGGTAAAGTCCTGTT encodes:
- a CDS encoding BrnA antitoxin family protein; this translates as MKRLKKIPKFKNEQEEFEFWAKQDFTDYVDYSSAKKVFFPNLKPSTKNISIRLPESLIEHLKYLANKRDIPYQSLLKMFLAEKVAEELHTQGG